The proteins below are encoded in one region of Aquisphaera giovannonii:
- a CDS encoding S41 family peptidase, whose amino-acid sequence MRRAILAFLTFAAGPSALAAPGESLADRFRILCDAVQAHHVEAPTRQQMLHAGIIAMYRAVRVPTPDGLSREISERTTYEQFAGLLEMVRPKPRAAAATEAALDRAFLDGVSASVPGGLAIMEAKESKVAAQIAGNRYVGIQISVSLDEKTKRPRVNGVLDGGPAQRAGMKEGDVIEAVDGEPLGGLTLAEYIDRLRGEEGTPVTVAVRRAGEKEPRTFRMVREAMRHATISGPAGPKGFGSGATKPGPSPGAAEPGSFRVAGAGPIGYLKIQEILASTPREVREAAAKMEAEGLKAVVIDLRQMPRGPDSAGGHPAVLLADEFLDSGTIGRLRTASREVTYRAEPGSVFPGWPMAVLVDGGTSDHAEWLAAALKANGRATIVGAATAGLGASRSTIPLGDGGRTASLVTGLLEWPDGRPIGYFTPANRAGLPFGDEPPDSRRPDAGLGVTPDVAVPPARQAGNGAGGRAGDGPLRAAMDVLGKALQEPATARRGGEAKVPAADGRGSG is encoded by the coding sequence GTGCGACGCGCGATCCTGGCATTCCTGACCTTCGCGGCGGGGCCGTCGGCCCTGGCCGCCCCCGGAGAGTCCCTGGCGGACCGCTTCCGCATCCTCTGCGACGCGGTGCAGGCCCATCACGTCGAGGCCCCGACCCGGCAGCAGATGCTCCACGCCGGGATCATCGCCATGTACCGCGCGGTCAGGGTGCCGACGCCGGACGGCCTCAGCAGGGAGATCTCCGAACGCACCACGTACGAGCAGTTCGCCGGGCTGCTGGAGATGGTGCGGCCGAAGCCGAGGGCGGCGGCCGCGACCGAGGCGGCCCTGGACCGGGCCTTCCTCGACGGCGTCTCCGCGAGCGTGCCCGGCGGGCTCGCGATCATGGAGGCCAAGGAGAGCAAGGTGGCCGCGCAGATCGCGGGGAACCGCTACGTCGGCATCCAGATCTCGGTGTCGCTGGACGAGAAGACGAAGCGCCCCAGGGTGAACGGCGTCCTCGATGGGGGCCCGGCCCAGCGCGCGGGGATGAAGGAAGGGGACGTGATCGAGGCCGTGGACGGCGAGCCCCTCGGCGGACTGACGCTCGCCGAGTACATCGACAGGCTCCGGGGCGAGGAGGGGACGCCCGTGACCGTAGCCGTCCGCCGGGCCGGCGAGAAGGAGCCCCGGACCTTCCGCATGGTCCGCGAGGCGATGCGCCACGCCACGATCTCCGGGCCCGCGGGGCCGAAGGGCTTCGGTTCCGGGGCGACGAAGCCCGGCCCGAGCCCCGGGGCCGCCGAACCGGGGAGCTTCCGGGTCGCGGGGGCGGGGCCCATCGGCTACCTCAAGATCCAGGAGATCCTGGCGAGCACCCCCCGCGAGGTGCGGGAGGCCGCCGCGAAGATGGAGGCCGAGGGCCTGAAGGCCGTGGTGATCGACCTGCGGCAGATGCCCCGCGGCCCGGACTCCGCGGGGGGCCACCCGGCGGTGCTCCTCGCCGACGAGTTCCTGGATTCCGGCACGATCGGCCGGCTCCGGACCGCCTCGCGCGAGGTGACCTACCGCGCGGAGCCGGGCTCGGTGTTCCCCGGCTGGCCGATGGCCGTCCTCGTCGATGGCGGGACCTCGGATCACGCCGAGTGGCTCGCCGCCGCGCTGAAGGCGAACGGGCGGGCCACGATCGTCGGAGCCGCCACCGCCGGACTCGGCGCCTCGCGGTCCACGATCCCCCTCGGCGATGGAGGCCGCACGGCGAGCCTCGTGACGGGCCTCCTGGAGTGGCCGGACGGCCGGCCCATCGGCTACTTCACCCCGGCCAACAGGGCCGGACTGCCGTTCGGCGATGAGCCGCCCGACTCGCGGCGGCCGGACGCGGGCCTCGGCGTGACGCCCGACGTCGCCGTCCCGCCGGCTCGCCAAGCCGGGAACGGGGCCGGTGGCCGGGCCGGGGACGGTCCGCTCAGGGCGGCGATGGATGTCCTCGGCAAGGCGCTCCAGGAGCCGGCGACCGCCCGCCGAGGCGGCGAGGCGAAGGTCCCTGCGGCCGACGGGAGGGGCTCCGGATGA
- a CDS encoding WGR domain-containing protein, giving the protein MTTAAPPAAVAATVTAAVTAPSDRRRFELVEGGSAKFWEVARAGREVTVRYGRIGTDGQAKAKTLPDEAAALRHVEGLVREKTGKGYAEV; this is encoded by the coding sequence GTGACGACCGCGGCCCCGCCCGCGGCCGTTGCCGCGACGGTCACGGCCGCGGTCACCGCCCCGTCGGATCGCCGCCGATTCGAGCTGGTCGAGGGCGGCTCGGCGAAGTTCTGGGAGGTGGCGCGGGCCGGCCGCGAGGTCACCGTCCGCTACGGGCGGATCGGGACGGACGGGCAGGCGAAGGCGAAGACGCTCCCCGATGAGGCCGCGGCCCTCCGCCACGTCGAGGGGCTCGTCCGGGAGAAGACGGGCAAGGGGTATGCGGAGGTCTGA
- a CDS encoding DUF1501 domain-containing protein: MLTFTGRGRATTCDGVTRRDFLQAGTLGALGFGLPHWFAARAAGAVRPGIDDRACIMIFNLGAPSSMDLWDMKPDAPAEVRGPFRPIATASPAIQVSEILPRHAAIADKFSLVRSVHHGGAAVHDAGWQMMQTGRLFAGGVNTPHVGSVVSYLRGRKTDLPPFVVLPELMGRGGGNLPNGQAGGFLGKAQDPFALNADPSKPGFRVPDLLPPETIGTVRLDRRRKIRALVDDAVSTFEASEDASLLDGNFQSAFRLMTSAQARDAFDLSKEPASVRDRYGMTRFGQCCLLARRLVESGVRFVTINTFLTVFDEITWDIHGSKPFTSIEGMRDIVCPLYDRAYSALIEDLSGRGMLDTTLVCNLAEFGRTPRVNPAGGRDHWPNCFTVGFAGGGVQGGRVVGASDPIGAVPADRPVEPADIAATIFHSLGLDLEAKLPGPAGRPFPLVDFGHREIRELF; the protein is encoded by the coding sequence ATGCTGACGTTCACCGGAAGGGGCCGGGCCACGACGTGCGACGGCGTGACCCGCCGCGACTTCCTCCAGGCCGGCACGCTCGGGGCCCTCGGGTTCGGGCTCCCGCACTGGTTCGCGGCCCGGGCGGCGGGCGCGGTCCGGCCGGGGATCGACGACCGAGCGTGCATCATGATCTTCAACCTCGGCGCCCCGAGCAGCATGGACCTCTGGGACATGAAGCCCGACGCCCCCGCCGAGGTCCGCGGGCCGTTCAGGCCGATCGCGACGGCCTCGCCGGCGATCCAGGTCTCCGAGATCCTCCCCCGGCACGCCGCGATCGCCGACAAGTTCTCGCTCGTGCGGTCGGTCCACCACGGCGGCGCGGCGGTGCACGACGCCGGCTGGCAGATGATGCAGACCGGCCGGCTCTTCGCGGGGGGCGTCAACACCCCGCACGTCGGCTCCGTCGTCAGCTACCTGCGGGGTCGGAAGACCGACCTGCCCCCCTTCGTGGTGCTGCCGGAGCTGATGGGCCGCGGCGGCGGCAACCTCCCCAACGGCCAGGCCGGCGGCTTCCTCGGCAAGGCCCAGGACCCGTTCGCCCTGAACGCCGACCCGTCGAAGCCCGGCTTCCGCGTCCCCGACCTGCTGCCCCCCGAGACGATCGGCACCGTCCGGCTGGACCGCCGCCGCAAGATCCGGGCGCTCGTGGACGACGCCGTCTCCACCTTCGAGGCGTCGGAGGACGCCTCGCTGCTGGACGGCAACTTCCAGTCGGCCTTCCGCCTGATGACGAGCGCCCAGGCCCGCGACGCGTTCGACCTGTCGAAGGAGCCCGCGTCCGTCCGCGACCGCTACGGCATGACCCGGTTCGGCCAGTGCTGCCTGCTGGCGAGGCGGCTCGTGGAGAGCGGCGTGCGGTTCGTGACGATCAACACGTTCCTGACCGTCTTCGACGAGATCACCTGGGACATCCACGGGTCGAAGCCGTTCACCTCGATCGAGGGCATGCGCGACATCGTCTGCCCGCTATACGACCGGGCCTACAGCGCCCTGATCGAGGACCTCTCGGGCCGCGGGATGCTCGACACGACGCTCGTCTGCAACCTCGCCGAGTTCGGCCGCACGCCCCGCGTGAACCCGGCCGGCGGCCGCGACCACTGGCCGAACTGCTTCACCGTGGGCTTCGCCGGCGGCGGCGTGCAGGGGGGCCGGGTGGTCGGCGCCAGCGACCCCATCGGCGCCGTGCCGGCCGACCGCCCCGTCGAGCCGGCCGACATCGCCGCGACGATCTTCCACAGCCTGGGCCTCGACCTCGAGGCCAAGCTCCCCGGCCCCGCCGGGAGGCCGTTCCCGCTGGTCGACTTCGGCCATCGGGAGATCCGGGAGCTCTTCTGA
- a CDS encoding IS110 family RNA-guided transposase, with protein sequence MEPATPETFVGIDVSKARLDVAIGDEPPFAVDNDPAGHAALAGRLAPRRPRRVVMEATGGLEAAAAAALAAAGLPVMVVNPRQARDFAKAMGYLAKTDAIDAKALAHFAAAIKAEPRPLPDEAARGLDALLDRRRQLVGMRTMEENRKATARGRVLRDLEAHLRWLGEHIEEIDRELDERIRSSPAWRERDDLLRGIPGVGPVLSRTLLAGLPELGTISHRRAAALAGLAPLADDSGRRSGPRRIAGGRGQVRAVLYMAALSARRFNPALRALADRLEAAGKRPKVILVAVARKLLVIANAILKAGKPWDPEIAAKLAQNA encoded by the coding sequence ATGGAGCCCGCCACCCCCGAGACCTTCGTCGGCATCGACGTCTCCAAGGCCAGGCTGGACGTCGCCATCGGCGACGAGCCGCCCTTCGCCGTCGACAACGACCCCGCCGGCCACGCCGCCCTGGCGGGGCGGCTGGCCCCGCGACGGCCCCGCCGGGTGGTCATGGAGGCCACCGGCGGCCTGGAGGCGGCCGCCGCCGCGGCCCTGGCCGCGGCCGGGTTGCCGGTGATGGTCGTCAACCCGCGCCAGGCCCGCGACTTCGCCAAGGCGATGGGGTACCTGGCCAAGACCGACGCCATCGACGCCAAGGCGCTGGCCCACTTCGCCGCCGCCATCAAGGCCGAGCCGCGGCCGCTGCCCGACGAGGCGGCGCGGGGGCTGGACGCCCTGCTGGACCGCCGCCGCCAGCTGGTGGGCATGCGGACGATGGAGGAGAACCGCAAGGCGACCGCCCGGGGGCGGGTGCTGCGGGACCTGGAGGCGCACCTGAGGTGGCTGGGCGAGCACATCGAGGAGATCGACCGCGAGCTGGACGAGCGGATCCGCTCCAGCCCGGCGTGGCGGGAGAGGGACGACCTGCTGCGCGGGATCCCGGGGGTCGGGCCGGTGCTGTCGCGGACGCTGCTGGCGGGCCTGCCGGAGCTGGGGACGATCAGCCACCGCCGGGCCGCGGCGCTGGCGGGGCTGGCGCCGCTGGCCGACGACAGCGGGCGGCGCAGCGGGCCGCGGCGGATCGCCGGGGGGAGGGGGCAGGTGCGCGCGGTGCTGTACATGGCGGCGCTGTCGGCGCGGCGGTTCAACCCGGCGCTGCGGGCCCTGGCCGACCGGCTGGAGGCGGCCGGCAAGAGGCCCAAGGTGATCCTGGTGGCGGTCGCGCGGAAGCTGCTGGTCATCGCCAACGCCATCCTCAAGGCCGGCAAGCCGTGGGACCCGGAGATCGCCGCGAAACTGGCACAAAACGCTTGA
- a CDS encoding DUF1549 domain-containing protein: MPRKIRDSLVLPCLLAASLAAFAPAARGAEGLEVLPTSFTLVTPQGRQRLIVHELERGEVGRQVASGVEWSSSDPGVAAVEGGLVTAVRDGEATITARAGGRTATAKVVVRGQGTPIARSFRNDVEPVLARLGCNAGACHGALAGKGGFRLSLRGYDPPSDYFNIVKQDRGRRVELSDPGRSLFLAKPSGAIAHKGGIRLAPDSPEYRALAEWIGAGSPPPSESDPRVAQVEVLPPRSVQRVGQAQQFLVRARYTDGREEDVTRLARWSSADESVCRVDDDGKAQVIGPGEGAIVAWYASKLAIARVTVPYEGKPAGPGEVADARKPRDFVDEHVDKQLARLNLPASPACSDAEFVRRAYVDTIGRVPTSDEARAFLADGSPGRRDALIDALLARPEFADYWTYKWSDVLMLNGTRLRPEALKAYYRWIRQQVAENRPWDEFVRAIVTATGESVEDGPTNFYALSQSPEDMTENVSQAFLGLSIGCARCHNHPLEKWTNDQYYGMASLFARVRAKGWGGEGRSGDGRRTVYVASSGELVQPRTGKPQPPAPLDAPPLAFDDPGDRRVVLARWLTAPENPYFARSIANRVWANFFGVGLVEKVDDMRASNPASNEALLAAAAAFVVDHKFDLKALMRVILRSNAYQRTSRPLPGNLADRRFYSRYYPRRMTAEVLHDAIVQVTGVPTRFDTVAFPGGDVQKTDFYPLGTRAVQLYDAAVDSYFLQAFGRNPRRIVCECERSVEPTMVQVLHLSNGDTLNEKLHAKGGRPEALLRLRREGMSSAALVDEIYLACLSRYPTEPERKGLLDLLPPPGAADEAAVVEDIFWGLMSGREFLFNH, encoded by the coding sequence ATGCCTAGGAAGATCCGAGACTCGCTCGTCCTGCCGTGCCTCCTGGCGGCCTCCCTCGCCGCCTTCGCTCCCGCCGCGCGTGGGGCGGAGGGCCTTGAGGTGCTCCCGACAAGCTTCACGCTGGTCACCCCGCAGGGCCGCCAGCGGCTGATCGTGCACGAGCTCGAGAGGGGCGAGGTCGGGCGGCAGGTGGCCTCGGGCGTGGAGTGGTCCTCGAGCGACCCCGGCGTTGCCGCGGTGGAGGGGGGCCTCGTGACGGCCGTCCGCGACGGCGAGGCGACGATCACGGCCAGGGCCGGCGGGCGGACCGCGACGGCGAAGGTGGTCGTCCGGGGGCAGGGCACCCCGATCGCCCGGAGCTTCCGCAACGACGTCGAGCCCGTCCTGGCTAGGCTCGGCTGCAACGCGGGGGCCTGCCACGGTGCGCTCGCGGGGAAGGGGGGGTTCCGGCTCTCGCTCCGTGGCTACGACCCGCCGTCGGACTACTTCAACATCGTCAAGCAGGACCGCGGCCGGCGGGTCGAGCTGTCCGACCCGGGCCGGAGCCTCTTCCTGGCGAAGCCCTCCGGCGCGATCGCCCACAAGGGGGGCATCCGGCTCGCGCCCGACTCGCCGGAGTACCGGGCCCTGGCCGAGTGGATCGGCGCGGGCTCGCCGCCGCCCTCGGAGTCGGACCCTCGCGTGGCGCAGGTCGAGGTACTGCCGCCCCGCTCGGTGCAGCGCGTCGGGCAGGCGCAGCAGTTCCTCGTCCGCGCCCGGTACACGGACGGCCGCGAGGAGGACGTCACCCGCCTGGCCAGGTGGTCGTCGGCCGACGAGTCGGTCTGCCGGGTGGACGACGACGGCAAGGCCCAGGTGATCGGCCCCGGCGAGGGCGCCATCGTCGCCTGGTACGCGAGCAAGCTGGCGATCGCGCGGGTCACCGTCCCCTACGAGGGCAAGCCCGCCGGGCCGGGCGAGGTGGCCGACGCGAGGAAGCCGCGGGACTTCGTGGATGAGCACGTCGACAAGCAGCTCGCGCGGCTCAACCTGCCGGCGTCCCCCGCGTGCAGCGACGCGGAGTTCGTGCGCCGGGCCTACGTCGACACGATCGGCCGCGTCCCGACCTCGGACGAGGCGCGGGCCTTCCTGGCGGACGGGTCGCCCGGCCGTCGCGACGCCCTGATCGACGCGCTCCTCGCCCGGCCGGAGTTCGCCGACTACTGGACCTACAAGTGGTCCGACGTCCTGATGCTCAACGGCACGCGGCTGAGGCCGGAGGCCCTGAAGGCCTACTACCGCTGGATCCGCCAGCAGGTGGCCGAGAACCGGCCGTGGGACGAGTTCGTCCGCGCGATCGTCACGGCCACCGGCGAGAGCGTCGAGGACGGCCCCACGAACTTCTACGCGCTCAGCCAGTCGCCCGAGGACATGACCGAGAACGTCAGCCAGGCGTTCCTCGGCCTCTCGATCGGCTGCGCCCGGTGCCACAACCACCCGCTCGAGAAATGGACCAACGACCAGTACTACGGGATGGCCAGCCTGTTCGCGAGGGTCCGCGCGAAGGGCTGGGGCGGCGAGGGGCGCAGCGGCGACGGGCGCCGGACGGTCTACGTCGCCAGCTCCGGCGAGCTCGTCCAGCCGAGGACCGGCAAGCCCCAGCCGCCGGCCCCGCTCGACGCCCCGCCGCTGGCCTTCGACGACCCGGGCGACCGGAGGGTCGTGCTCGCCCGCTGGCTGACCGCGCCGGAGAACCCGTACTTCGCCCGGTCGATCGCCAACCGCGTCTGGGCCAACTTCTTCGGCGTCGGCCTGGTCGAGAAGGTGGACGACATGCGGGCCTCCAACCCGGCCTCGAACGAGGCCCTCCTCGCGGCCGCCGCGGCCTTCGTCGTGGACCACAAGTTCGACCTCAAGGCCCTGATGCGGGTCATCCTCCGCTCCAACGCCTACCAGCGCACCAGCCGGCCGCTGCCCGGCAACCTCGCGGACCGTCGGTTCTACTCGCGGTATTACCCCCGGCGGATGACGGCCGAGGTGCTCCACGACGCGATCGTCCAGGTGACGGGCGTGCCGACGCGGTTCGACACGGTCGCGTTCCCGGGCGGGGACGTCCAGAAGACCGACTTCTACCCGCTGGGCACCCGCGCCGTGCAGCTCTACGACGCCGCGGTGGACAGCTACTTCCTCCAGGCCTTCGGCCGCAACCCGCGGCGGATCGTCTGCGAGTGCGAGCGGTCCGTCGAGCCGACGATGGTCCAGGTGCTCCACCTGTCCAACGGCGACACGCTCAACGAGAAGCTGCACGCCAAGGGCGGCCGGCCCGAGGCCCTGCTGCGGCTCCGCCGCGAGGGGATGTCCTCCGCCGCGCTCGTCGACGAGATCTACCTGGCCTGCCTCTCGCGCTACCCGACCGAGCCCGAGCGCAAGGGCCTGCTCGACCTGCTCCCACCCCCGGGCGCCGCGGACGAGGCGGCCGTCGTGGAGGACATCTTCTGGGGCCTGATGAGCGGCCGCGAGTTCCTCTTCAACCATTGA
- a CDS encoding IS481 family transposase: MPWKDVSLMSQRLEFVALAAAEGANVRELCRRFAISPKTAYKWIARHRDGGDDALADRPRRPASSPARCPGDLEAAVLRLRDDHPAWGGRKLRARLAAMGMAAVPAASTITAILRRHGRLDPAASAAATPWVRFEHDAPNRLWQMDFKGHFAAGAGRCHPLTILDDHSRYAVGLYACGDQREATVRRLLEATFRAHGLPERILCDNGSPWGPCGGEARHTGLTVWLLRLGVGVSHGRPFHPQTQGKDERFHRTLKAEVIQGRAFRDLEACRSGFEAWRETYNHRRPHEALGLAVPASRYRMSERPYPEAPPSWEYGPGDAVRKVACDGTISFRGRRAVLGKAFRGERVAVRPADADGSFGVYFGVHRVAGIDLRAHNDLH, translated from the coding sequence ATGCCCTGGAAGGATGTGTCGCTCATGTCCCAGCGCCTCGAGTTCGTCGCCCTGGCCGCCGCCGAGGGGGCCAACGTCCGCGAGTTGTGCCGCCGCTTCGCCATCAGCCCCAAGACCGCCTACAAGTGGATCGCCCGCCACCGCGATGGCGGCGACGACGCCCTGGCCGACCGCCCCCGCCGCCCGGCCTCCTCGCCGGCCCGCTGCCCGGGGGACCTCGAGGCCGCCGTCCTGCGCCTCCGCGACGACCACCCCGCCTGGGGCGGCCGCAAGCTCCGCGCCCGCCTCGCCGCCATGGGGATGGCGGCCGTCCCGGCCGCCAGCACCATCACCGCCATCCTCCGCCGCCACGGCCGGCTCGACCCGGCCGCCTCCGCGGCGGCGACGCCCTGGGTGCGCTTCGAGCACGACGCCCCCAACCGCCTCTGGCAGATGGACTTCAAGGGCCACTTCGCCGCCGGGGCCGGCCGCTGCCACCCGCTGACGATCCTCGACGACCACTCGCGCTACGCCGTGGGCCTCTACGCCTGCGGCGACCAGCGCGAGGCCACGGTGCGCCGCCTCCTGGAGGCCACCTTCCGCGCCCACGGCCTGCCCGAGCGGATCCTCTGCGACAACGGCTCGCCCTGGGGCCCCTGCGGCGGCGAGGCGCGGCACACGGGCCTGACGGTGTGGCTGCTGCGGCTGGGCGTCGGCGTCAGCCACGGCCGCCCGTTCCACCCCCAGACCCAGGGCAAGGACGAGCGGTTCCACCGCACCCTCAAGGCGGAGGTCATCCAGGGGCGGGCCTTCCGCGACCTGGAGGCCTGCCGGTCCGGCTTCGAGGCGTGGCGCGAGACCTACAACCACCGGCGGCCGCACGAGGCGCTGGGGCTGGCGGTGCCGGCGAGCCGCTACCGCATGAGCGAGCGGCCCTACCCCGAGGCGCCCCCCTCGTGGGAGTACGGCCCCGGCGACGCGGTGCGGAAGGTGGCCTGCGACGGGACCATCAGCTTCCGCGGCCGCCGGGCCGTCCTGGGCAAGGCGTTCCGCGGCGAGCGCGTGGCCGTGCGGCCGGCCGACGCCGACGGCTCCTTCGGCGTCTACTTCGGCGTCCACCGGGTTGCCGGCATCGACCTCCGGGCGCACAATGACCTCCACTGA
- a CDS encoding c-type cytochrome domain-containing protein: protein MSSLMILASLLATAGDAPAPDYAGKVAPLLKKYCAGCHNDEDREGEFSLESYASLQKGTSHGPAFLPGDPKGSTIVRVLTGAARPKMPPKDEPRPGDEEVAVLESWIEAGARGPAGQGPDRLALIVPKVPGHSRTRPVLAMDATRDGRWLAVARDAEVGLYAPGAPRDGRPTRTLGPFPGKVTALHFTPDGNRLVTASGVAGLGGVAAIWDVATGQLERKFEGHRDILYDAELSPDGKTLATCSYDRKIELWDAATGAPLRTLEGHTGAVYDVAFSPDGRSLVSASADDTCKVWRVRDGLRLDTLPQPLKAESTCTFSPDGNAIVAGGADNNIRVWRFVSRDEPAINPMEVARFAHEAAIVRLAFTPDGSTLVSLAEDRTVKAWRASDYSELKLWDDQPDVATALAFAPSGKAFEVGRMDGSVAKYDLPAATSSGSADARAPSATAATPAGGSIAQVAEHEPNDEPAAANAISLPAKVSGAIHGAAGRPDADLFRFRARAGEAWVFEVDAARSKSRLDSFLEVLDAKGRRVPRVLLQAVRDSYFTFRGKDGSETDDFRVFNWEEMRLNEYLYASGEVVKLWLYPRGPDSGFVVYPGQGERWGYFDTTPLAHALGEPCYIVRPHPPGSRLVPNGLPVFSLDYENDDDAHRELGKDSRLTFTAPADGEYLVKVRDVRGLQGPEFRYTLAARPCRPDFAVTLAGADLAVGPGGAKEFKVSARRIDGFDGPIRVDIAGLPPGFRASTPLIIEAGQVEALGVLMADAKAAPPPADIAKKSTVRASAQIGGREVAHDANNLGTIKLAPAPKLRVTIGPAEGGPRPTSSSGEYPEYEIEPGQTITLTVKVERSGYDGQVPFGTTGAGRNLPFGVIVDNLGLNGLLVLENQKERTFFVTADRDTPDQVRPFHLTTTAEGGLSSSPVLLRVKGRRQQATEVSRR, encoded by the coding sequence ATGTCGAGCCTGATGATCCTGGCCAGCCTGCTGGCCACGGCAGGGGACGCCCCGGCGCCCGATTACGCCGGGAAGGTCGCCCCGCTGCTGAAGAAGTACTGCGCGGGCTGCCACAACGACGAGGACCGCGAGGGCGAGTTCTCGCTGGAGAGCTACGCCTCGCTCCAGAAGGGCACCTCCCATGGCCCCGCGTTCCTGCCGGGCGACCCGAAGGGGAGCACGATCGTCCGCGTCCTGACCGGCGCCGCCAGGCCGAAGATGCCCCCGAAGGACGAGCCGCGCCCGGGCGACGAGGAGGTCGCGGTCCTGGAGTCGTGGATCGAGGCCGGCGCCCGCGGCCCGGCGGGGCAGGGGCCGGACCGGCTCGCCCTGATCGTCCCCAAGGTCCCCGGGCACTCGAGGACGCGGCCCGTCCTCGCGATGGACGCCACCCGCGACGGCCGCTGGCTGGCCGTCGCGCGCGACGCGGAGGTGGGCCTCTACGCCCCGGGCGCCCCGCGCGACGGCAGGCCCACGAGGACGCTCGGCCCGTTCCCCGGCAAGGTCACGGCGCTGCACTTCACGCCCGACGGCAATCGGCTCGTCACGGCCTCGGGCGTCGCCGGCCTGGGGGGCGTCGCCGCCATCTGGGACGTCGCGACGGGCCAGCTCGAGAGGAAATTCGAGGGGCACCGCGACATCCTCTACGACGCCGAGCTCTCGCCCGACGGCAAGACCCTGGCCACGTGCAGCTACGACAGGAAGATCGAGCTCTGGGACGCGGCCACCGGCGCCCCGCTGCGGACGCTGGAGGGGCACACCGGCGCCGTCTACGACGTGGCGTTCAGCCCCGACGGCCGGTCCCTCGTCAGCGCCAGCGCCGACGACACGTGCAAGGTCTGGCGGGTGCGGGACGGCCTCCGCCTGGACACCCTGCCGCAGCCGCTGAAGGCCGAGTCCACCTGCACGTTCAGCCCCGACGGCAACGCCATCGTGGCCGGCGGCGCCGACAACAACATCCGCGTCTGGCGGTTCGTCTCCCGCGACGAGCCGGCGATCAACCCGATGGAGGTCGCACGCTTCGCCCACGAGGCCGCGATCGTCCGCCTGGCATTCACGCCCGACGGCTCCACGCTCGTCTCCCTGGCCGAGGACCGGACCGTCAAGGCCTGGCGCGCGAGCGACTACTCCGAGCTGAAGCTCTGGGACGACCAGCCCGACGTCGCGACGGCCCTGGCGTTCGCCCCCTCCGGCAAGGCGTTCGAGGTCGGCCGCATGGACGGCTCGGTCGCGAAGTATGACCTCCCCGCCGCGACGTCCTCGGGATCCGCCGACGCCCGGGCCCCGTCGGCGACGGCCGCGACGCCCGCGGGCGGGTCGATCGCCCAGGTCGCCGAGCACGAGCCGAACGACGAGCCCGCCGCGGCCAACGCGATCTCCCTCCCCGCGAAGGTCTCCGGCGCGATCCACGGGGCGGCGGGTCGGCCCGATGCCGACCTCTTCCGGTTCCGGGCGAGGGCGGGCGAGGCGTGGGTCTTCGAGGTGGACGCGGCCCGGTCCAAGTCCCGGCTCGACTCGTTCCTGGAGGTCCTCGACGCGAAGGGCCGGCGCGTGCCGAGGGTCCTCCTCCAGGCCGTCCGCGACTCGTACTTCACCTTCCGCGGAAAGGACGGGTCCGAGACGGACGACTTCCGCGTCTTCAACTGGGAAGAGATGCGGCTCAACGAATACCTCTATGCGAGCGGCGAGGTCGTCAAGCTCTGGCTCTACCCCCGCGGCCCCGACTCCGGCTTCGTCGTCTACCCGGGCCAGGGGGAGCGCTGGGGGTACTTCGACACGACGCCCCTGGCCCACGCGCTCGGCGAGCCCTGCTACATCGTCCGGCCCCACCCGCCGGGCTCGAGGCTCGTCCCCAACGGGCTGCCGGTCTTCTCGCTCGATTACGAGAACGACGACGACGCCCACAGGGAGCTCGGCAAGGACTCGCGCCTGACCTTCACCGCGCCGGCCGACGGCGAGTACCTCGTGAAGGTCCGCGACGTCCGCGGCCTCCAGGGCCCGGAGTTCCGCTACACCCTGGCCGCCCGCCCGTGCCGCCCCGACTTCGCCGTCACCCTCGCCGGCGCCGACCTCGCCGTGGGCCCCGGCGGCGCGAAGGAGTTCAAGGTCTCCGCCCGTCGGATCGACGGCTTCGACGGCCCGATCCGCGTCGACATCGCCGGCCTCCCCCCCGGCTTCCGCGCCTCCACGCCGCTGATCATCGAGGCCGGACAGGTCGAGGCCCTCGGCGTCCTCATGGCCGATGCGAAGGCCGCCCCGCCGCCGGCCGATATCGCGAAGAAGAGCACCGTCCGCGCCTCCGCCCAGATCGGCGGCCGCGAGGTGGCCCACGACGCGAACAACCTGGGGACGATCAAGCTCGCCCCCGCGCCGAAGCTCCGCGTCACCATCGGCCCCGCCGAGGGCGGCCCCAGGCCCACCTCATCCTCCGGCGAGTACCCCGAATACGAAATCGAGCCCGGCCAGACGATCACGCTCACCGTGAAGGTCGAGCGATCCGGCTACGACGGCCAGGTCCCCTTCGGCACCACGGGCGCCGGCCGCAACCTCCCCTTCGGCGTCATCGTGGATAACCTCGGCCTGAATGGCCTCCTCGTCCTCGAGAACCAAAAAGAGCGCACCTTCTTCGTCACCGCCGACCGCGACACCCCCGACCAGGTCCGCCCCTTCCACCTGACCACCACCGCCGAGGGCGGCCTGTCCAGCAGCCCGGTCCTCCTCCGCGTGAAGGGCCGCCGCCAGCAGGCCACGGAGGTGAGCCGACGGTGA